AAATCCGCTGGCGCTAAAAGCAACCTGGGAAGAGCGTGGAATGAATTTAGTAAAGGGGCATATTCATTGGTTTGAGACGTTGATGCCTCGATTAAAATCTCAAGAAAGTCCGTATAAAGTGGGCGAAACTGTTGCTATTACTCAGGGAAAGGTCGTTTTTCGTAATGACTTAATTGAGCTGATTCAATATCAGCCGTTAACAAAAACTGCTTATAAAGAACCTATTTTAATTTTCCCCTCTTGGATTATGAAATATTATATTTTGGACTTATCGCCACACAACTCGCTCGTTAAATATTTCGTTGATCAAGGTCATCAGGTATTTATTATTTCATGGAAAAAATCCAGAAAAAGATGATAAAAACACAAGCCTCAATGATTATATTTTTGAAGGGGGGCTAGAGGCGATTGATGTTGTTTCTGAAATTACAAAAAATACACGGATTCATTTAGCGGGGTATTGCTTAGGTGGAACACTTGCAGCAATCACCGCCGCATGGTTAGGAAAAATTAATTCAACACAACTAAAAAGCCTCACTTTATTTGCAGCACAGACTGATTTTGAGCAGCCGGGCGAGCTTCAATTATTTATCGATGAAAGCCAAGTTGCTTCTTTAGAAGCTCGAATGGCAACACAAGGCTATTTATCTGGGCAGCAAATGGCTTCAGCATTTCNNNNNNNNNNNNNNNNNNNNNNNNNNNNNNNNNNNNNNNNNNNNNNNNNNNNNNNNNNNNNNNNNNNNNNNNNNNNNNNNNNNNNNNNNNNNNNNNNNNNNNNNNNNNNNNNNNNNNNNNNNNNNNNNNNNNNNNNNNNNNNNNNNNNNNNNNNNNNNNNNNNNNNNNNNNNNNNNNNNNNNNNNNNNNNNNNNNNNNNNNNNNNNNNNNNNNNNNNNNNNNNNNNNNNNNNNNNNNNNNNNNNNNNNNNNNNNNNNNNNNNNNNNNNNNNNNNNNNNNNNNNNNNNNNNNNNNNNNNNNNNNNNNNNNNNNNNNNNNNNNNNNNNNNNNNNNNNNNNNNNNNNNNNNNNNNNNNNNNNNNNNNNNNNNNNNNNNNNNNNNNNNNNNNNNNNNNNNNNNNNNNNNNNNNNNNNNNNNNNNNNNNNNNNNNNNNNNNNNNNNNNNNNNNNNNNNNNNNNNNNNNNNNNNNNNNNNNNNNNNNNNNNNNNNNNNNNNNNNNNNNNNNNNNNNNNNNNNNNNNNNNNNNNNNNNNNNNNNNNNNNNNNNNNNNNNNNNNNNNNNNNNNNNNNNNNNNNNNNNNNNNNNNNNNNNNNNNNNNNNNNNNNNNNNNNNNNNNNNNNNNNNNNNNNNNNNNNNNNNNNNNNNNNNNNNNNNNNNNNNNNNNNNNNNNNNNNNNNNNNNNNNNNNNNNNNNNNNNNNNNNNNNNNNNNNNNNNNNNNNNNNNNNNNNNNNNNNNNNNNNNNNNNNNNNNNNNNNNNNNNNNNNNNNNNNNNNNNNNNNNNNNNNNNNNNNNNNNNNNNNNNNNNNNNNNNNNNNNNNNTTTGGTCGCGTATGCAGCATGCTTACTTATTAGGGAAAGAGCAGACTGAAAATGATTTGATGGCTTGGAACAATGATACAACACGTTTGCCTTTGCAAATGCATAAAGATTACTTGACTAAATTGTATTTAAAAAATGAATTTGCTGAAGGCCATTTTAAAATAACGAATAAAGTTATTTCGTTAAAAGATATTCGTGTGCCATTATTTATTGTCGGTACACAAAAGGACCATGTGTCTCCTTGGCAATCTGTTTATAAGGCGCATTTATTCACGGATGTTGAGGTCGATTTTATTTTAACGAGTGGTGGGCATAATGCAGGGATTGTCAGCGAACCAGGTCACCCTCGTCGTTATTTTTTTAGCAAAAAAACACTCAGAAACCAGACTTATTTATCCCCCGAAAACTGGTTGAAACAGGCAACACGATATGAAGGATCTTGGTGGCCGCATTGGCACCAATGGTTAGCTGATCATTCAAGCTTAGAGCAAAGTGGAAGCATTGAACGCCTAGGAAGTGCTCAGTATCCACCTTTAATGGATGCCCCAGGAAACTATGTGCTTGTCTCTTAGTTATTGATTTATATCAAAGATCCAGTGCTCATAACTACTGTAGGATAAAATTTCTTCATAAAGGCTTAGAACAGGCAAATCCTATGATGAATGAAAAGAATCAGTTAATTGGGCTGACACAGGTCGAAGCACAAAAGCGTTTGGCAGAGTATGGCGATAATGTCCTTGATGAGAAGAAAGCATCATTTTTTCAAAAAAAATAGTCAAGCTGTTGTGGGGGCCTATCCCCTGGATGATTGAAATTGCAGCACTGCTCTCGTTATTTCTTGAGCGCTGGCCTGATTTTATCATGATTATGGCATTACTCATTATCAACTCAGTGTTAGAGCTAGTGCAAGAGTTTAAGGCTGATAGTGCAATTTCTGCATTAAAAAATAAATTAGCTCTACAGGCGTATGTGAAGCGAGATGGCAGGTGGCAAGATATTCCTGCAATAAAACTTGTGCCTGGTGATCTAGTGACGATCAAGCTTGGAAATATTATTCCGGCAGATATTAAATTACTCTCTGGTGATTATTTGTCGATTGATCAAGCCGCATTAACTGGTGAATCTTTACCGGTCACTCGTTCTTTGGGAGATACCGTTTACTCGGGAACAGTGATTAAACAAGGGGAGATGGTTGGTATTGTCGAAAAAACGGGTATGAGTACCTTTTTTGGTAAGACAGCGGCATTGATTGCTGAAAGTCATACGCCCTCAGAATTGCAGCAAAGTATTTTAAAAATGGGACGATTTTTAATTACATTTACTTTGATTATTTGCGGCATCGTATTTTTGTATGATCTATATTCGAGTTTTCACTCTGGAGCAGTAAATACACTTTCTGATAACATTATCTTTATGCTGGTTCTCGTTATTGCCGGGATTCCTGTGGCTTTGCCAGCGGTAATGTCTGTAACGCTTGCCATAGGTGCTAAACGCTTAGCCAAATTCAAAGCAATTGTTGCAAAATTAAGTTCGATTGAAGAGCTTGCGACTATGGATGTACTGTGTTCAGACAAAACAGGGACATTAACCCAAAATAAATTAACGATAGGCGATGTCTTTTGCTATAACGACCATGATCACTCAGATGTAATAAACTATGCTTGCTTCGCATCGAATCCTCATAGTCATGATGCAATTGATGAAACTTTATTTGCTTACGAAAAACAACTGGATAAGCAGAAAATTGACGGTGTAGATATTGAAGCATATACGCCATTTAACCCAGTTAGCAAAAAAGCAGAGTCTGTGATTAAGAGTAAAGAAGGGCGCTATAAAATTATAAAAGGAGCTCCTCAAGTCGTTTTTGCTTTATGCCGTAATGAGAGTATGGAGAATGCCGAACAGACGGTCTCAGATCTTGCTGGGCGAGGTTATCGTGCGCTTGCTGTCGCAATCTCTGATGCTTCTTTAGAACAGTATAACTTGGTTGGGCTTATTTCATTATTTGATCCTCCAAGAGAGGATACCCAAGAAACATTACATGCGATTCAGGCACATGGTGTTGATGTAAAAATGGTGACGGGTGACCACAGCGCAATTGCTCAAGAGCTTGCACGAAATCTTAAGGTTGGCAGTCATATTGTTCCTGTGGGTCAAGTGATTCATGCTAGAGGTGAGAGCAAGGGAATAAATATAGAGTCAGTGGATGGCTTTGCAGAAGTGTTGCCAGAAGATAAGTTTGAGATTGTGAAAACACTTCAGGAAAATAAGCATATCGTTGGTATGACCGGAGATGGCGTGAATGATGCGCCTGCAATTAAACAAGCGAATATAGGCATTGCTGTCAGTGGTGCGACTGATGCGGCGCGAGCAGCGGCTGACTTAGTATTAACAGAGCCTGGATTGTCTGTAATTACTCATGCGATTGATGAGTCAAGAAAGATTTTTGAGCGTCTGAAAAGTTATGCGGTGTATCGAATTAGTGAAACTGTGCGCTTATTGCTATTTTTACTCTGCGCCATTCTTGCTTATAATACTCACCCCTTAAGTGCTGTGATGATTATTTTAATCGCACTTTTGAATGATATTCCTATTATGATGATTGCCTATGATAATACGAAGGCTTCAGTAAGCCCAGGGATATGGAAAATGAAAGAAGTGTTTATATTGGCTGTGGGTTTAGCATTGGTCGGTGTCGTCTCAACATTTGGCTTATATTGGCTTGCTGATCACTATTGGTTTGCTAACTTAGCCTCTCAGTCTAAGCAGCTTTATCTAAATACTATCGCATTTATGGGAATATTGTGTGGTGGTAATTTAACGATTTACTTAACACGCAATGAAGCGATGCCTTGGAGCCGACCGTTACCAGAATGGAAGTTTTGTTGTGCAACATTATTTTCATTGATGGTCGGGACATTAATTTCTGTCTATGGGTTAGGGTCAAATGACTTTGTGGGAATTGGCTGGGTGTATGCACTGTATAGCTGGATGTATATTTTAGTTTGGTTTGTCGTCACAGCGGTTGTTAAGATATTAATCTATAAATTATGCCAACTTGACTTTATAAAAAACAATGGATTGAAAGAGATTGTGACTTGATGCTTGAGATTCTAAGTGCTGTGAAGCGTGAGCTTTGCTATTAATTTAGTAGTACATTTAAAAATAAGCACTATTATGAATTACAAAAAAGCGCTATTTGCAACAGATTTAAGGTGGAAATCTTTTAGTGCTGCAGATCAAGCCGTACATGTTGCCCAGTGTCTAGGCATAGAAGATCTAACAGCACTTTATGTTATTGAGAATAGAAAATTTTTGTCGAAAGTTTTTTACCAAGAAGAAGAGCATCTTGCCTACTGTAAACTTTCGGAACTTGCTTCGTTTAGCCATATCAGAAATTATTTAATCGAGGAAGGTGATGCAAGAAAAGTGGTATTAGAGTTTATTAATGAGCACGACATTGATCTGCTCTTTATTAATGCGCACTGTCATAGTGGGTTTGATCGGCTAGGTTCTGTGGGGTATGCTCTTGTGAATCAGGCACCATGCCCTGTTTGGTTATTGCCTTATGGCAAAGAGGGTTCGTGAAAAGGTCGTAATCGTTAGCTGAGAGATATGTTATGAAAGAAAAGAGAACTGTTGCTGAAGTGATGAACACACCGGTGATTACGGCGAATATGGATGCTTCTTTAGAAAAAGTTTATGGCTTTTTTGAAAAAAAATGAAGATTAGTCATTTAGTGGTGATGGAAAAAAGCAAGATTGTTGGCGTGATTTCTGATCGAGATGTTTTAAAAGAAATTAGTCCTTATGTTGGAACCGCTGCTGAGTTAAATAGAGATATTGCGACGACCAAAAAGAGGGCTCACCAAATTATGTCAAGACAGCCTATTTGTGTTCTTGAAACTGCTTCAATTTTCGAAGCTATTCAATTAATTTTAAAACATAGTATTTCTTGTTTGCCGGTTATTGATGAAAAGAATAAATTGTGTGGTATTGTAAGCTGGAAAGATTTATTAAGACGCTTTATGGAAGAGCTGCGCGATGCAGATGATGGCACTCTTATTGACTTTAAAGCTTTATAAGTAAAAGTGCCATGCTGCTGTTAATTTACTGAGAAAGTTGAGGACGTGGTAAAATGAAAAAAGCAAAAAAAACAAACGAGTTGTAACATGGCTTGAACCATATGGATGCCCTCAAAGCTAAAATGAGCTTGAACAACAATTTGATCAATAACAATAAAGCAAAACCATAGCACCAAGCTTGCAATAAAGGCATAAGAGACATGCTTTAGCCATAGCTCATAGTCACGCACTTTAGTGAGGAAGGCACGCCAAAATAAACTAGCGTTAACGAGTGACCAAGCGACAATAATTAGATACAAGCTAAAGGATAACCAGTTAGGAGCATTAAATTTACTCAGTGCAACGGTAATGCTTGGATAGTTCATATCATTGATCCAATGGATAAAAATCCAGCCCATTTCTTGCAATCCTGCAAAAAAATCATTCAAAAAAACAACCGTCCACCAAATAGCCCATACAAGTAATATGGTTTTTTTGAAAAATAGATAATGCATAGTTTATCGTCCCTGAAAATATTTATTATCTTAAATGTAGTCTGGTTTATTATTAAATAACAATAAAGTCTATTTTTTATTACATTTTAACTTTTATTGATATATATCAAATATTGTAAAATTAGTTTGAGAAAGTAAAGCAGGCGGAGCATGTGCCCGCTTGCTATTTTTTACCCTCAGCTAGAATAAGTATGTCGCATGTTGCTCTATTGGCAACGGAGTTGGCTGTAGAGCCCAAGGCCCCTATAAAGTTATGGCTATGGCCATTTAGAATGATAAGATCAACATCATTCTCATCAGAGAATCTTATTATATCTTCTTTTGGGTAACCCTGGACTATATGTAAATCTTTTTGGTCAATATCAAATTGAGCGCCTAACTTTTTCATAGCATTGTTAGCTTGTTCAACTAATTGTTTTTCAAGATTGTAATCCCCTATGTAGCCATAAGTGGTTGCCATAGTACGAATAACGTGCAGTAAACTAAATTTTGCATCAAATGACTTGGCAATTTGTTGCGCATTTTCAATGGGAGCTAGGTTTTTGTCATTTAAATCAGTTGCAAATAGGATGTGTTGGTATTTCTTTGTCATAGCATTCACCACCTTGTTAATTTTTGAATATATTTCATATTTGACCTTACTGATAAGGATAACAAATTTATTTGCAATTAAATTGATTTACATCAAAATGTGCTAAGTATTAACTTAAGTTTGTTCATTTTGGGCTCTGATTTTTTCAATAAGATTTTTGTGCTTCGTCAGGTTGTGTACCTAATTGTTCTATGACAAGCTGGGCAATGCGTAAGCTCGATTCTAGTGTTTCTGCAACAACATGATTGGCACCTTCATCATAGAGTATATTGAGATCATGCGTATCTTCAGATCTAACAATAACAGGTAATAAGGGAAATTGCGCTCTTAGTGACTTTAAGACATGTTGTGATGCATAGTGGTCATCAATAGCAATGACTGCAGCGCTAATATGTTCGCCAATAAGTTGTTGCCAGAGTTGCTTTTTGCGAGCATCACCATAAATGATAGGGAAGTTTTGTTTTTTAAGTTTTTGAACGCGTTCACCGTTATAATCGAAAGCTATGTATGCGATATGTTGCTCTTCTAATACTTTGGCAATGAGCTGCCCGACACGGCCGAAGCCCGCGATGATAATTGTATTCTCATTCATGATCAAGGACGGGGAATGAGCGGCTTCAGGTTTGTTAAAAAAATAGTGGCCACATTGCCCTGCAAGCGGAGCCAATTTAAATAGCAGTGGGCTAAACATCATTGCGATAACAGTGACGAGAAGAAAGAATTGCACATCATCTGTAGGCATGAGCTGTGTGCTCATGGCAACGCCAAAAATCATCAGAGCGAACTCTCCTGGCTGAGCAAGGTATACGGCTGACTCTGCAGCTTGACGGCCAGGAACTTTAAAGGCTAGAGCGAGCAATAGCATGGTTGCGGACTTAAGAATATAAATCCCAGCGACAGCGAGTAATAATAACATGGGGTGACGGAAAACTTCCTCAAGGTTCACCATCATGCCAATAGATAAAAAGAAGATACCTAATAATAACCCTTTGAGGGGGTTAATAATGACTTCGACTTCATGCCGAAACTCTGTTTCAGCAATGAGCAAACCCGCAATAAAGGCACCAAGTGCAAGCGATAGACCAACGATATAGGTCAGTGTAGAGCAAGCAATAACAATAAAGACAACAAATGAGGCGAGCCATTCAGGAGAGGTTGAAAAACTCACAGAGCGCAGTAGAGGCGTTAAAACTTTTTTCCCTAACCAAAAAATCAAAATAACAGTACATATTCCGATTATTAGGGAGGTGCTTAGAGCAATAAAGATATTGCCTTCGCCACCTTCGTTAAAAGAAGAAGTAAGCACTAAAATAGGAACAACCGCAAGGTCTTGCATGAGTAGGATAGAAAAGCATAAAATTCCGATTGGGCGACTGGATAGTTTTCGCTCTTCGAGTAATTTCATTACGATTGCTGTTGATGAAAGTGCAAGTGATGCACCTAGCAAGACTGAGCTTTGTAAAGAGTTGCCAAATAAGAGCGCAACTGAAAAAATCAATACGGCGGTCAACAAGATTTGCGCTGTGCCTAAGCCAAAAATATAGCGACGTAGTTCTTTGAGTCGGTCAAATGAAAGCTCTAATCCTATCATAAACATAAGCGCAACAATGCCCAACTCCCCAAGCAGATGAACTGTTCCAGACTTCTCAATAGTGATATAAGAGACCCAAGGATATGCATCAGCAAAAACAGCTAAGCCAAATGGACCAACGACAACTCCACAAAGCAAGTAACCAAGGACAGAAGATATTTTTATTTTCTGTAGCAACGGAACAATTAACCCTGCAACTGCAAAAAAGAGCAATATGCTTGAGATGATATTAATCACCTGATGACTTTCTGTAATCGCTTGGTCCATACGTTAAATATTCCTGCTTGGTCGAACTATAAGTATACGTGGTACTCAATATTTGTGAAGAAATCCAACACTTTTTTGTACTGTGTTACATTAACAATTGGCGATAAGTGTCAGTCTCAAGTTAAAGTAAACCCATTTTTGTTTAAATATAATTATGAAGAAGCCGGGTTTTGGTAATGAGTATCAGTTCTGTCGATGCCTTGCCTTAGAAGAAAAGACTTGAGCCCTGTCAGAATGGTCTTATTTCAAAAAAATCGTCAGTGATTTAGTGAGTTACTCATTAATGTTGCTTAAATGGCTAAGTGTCAGCTCTCCAGCCTGTAATTGAAGTAACCACTTCTCATGGCCTTGAGTTGCCGCTGAAACATCTTCATAGCTTTCTAGGTGGAAATGGCTGTCGGCTCCTGTTAGGGCCATAAAGGTGCTATAAAGCAAAGGCAGGTTGGGTGGATTAAAACCATTTGAGAGTGGATGTGAAGAAAAAGTGAATACCGTAATGACATCCATATGCTCAATCGTGTCATAGCCGACTATCCATTGTTCAGATTCACGCATACACAGACTTATTTTCTCGGGCCAGAGTGACTTTTTTCTGTCATTGAGTGGAACTGGCTCACTAAAAGAGTCTAATAGATAGACAGTTTGCATGACGGTATATTGAACCATATTTAGCCCCATATATTACTTTGGCGGCCCTAGTTAATTAAACTTGAGTGGTTTGATGATAATTAGTGAATTATACCATTATCAAAAGATACTGCATTGCAAGATTGCACTCTTGGGTAAAAAGGTTAAGATAAGCTGAACTAAAATTACAGTCAGTATTAAGAAGAAGGGGCATTACATGTTAATTGGCATTCCTAAAGAAATTAAGAACCATGAGTATCGTGTAGGGCTCACTCCTGCAAGCGTTCGTGAGCTTTTAGCTCATGGCCATCAGGTGATTGTTGAAAGCTCTGCGGGTGAGGGCGTTGGCATGAGCGATGAAGACTATCGCAGTGTTGGTGCTGAGATTGTCGGTTCAGCAAAAGATGTCTTTGATAGCGCTGAAATGATTATTAAAGTTAAAGAGCCGCAACCACAAGAGTGTGAGATGCTCCGAGAAGGTCAAGTTCTCTTCACTTACTTACATTTAGCCCCAGATCCAAAGCAAACTGAGCTATTACAGCGTTCAGGCTGTACGGCAATCGCTTATGAGACGGTGACCGATGCACGTGGGCAATTGCCACTACTTTCTCCAATGAGTGAGGTGGCAGGTCGTATGTCTATTCAAGCGGGTGCACATTGCTTAGAAAAAGCGCAAGGTGGCCGTGGCTTGTTACTGGGCGGAGTTCCGGGCGTTGCGCCTGCTAATGTGGTTGTTATTGGGGGGGGACGTTGTTGGGACCAATGCACTGCAAATGGCTGTTGGTATGGGCGCAAATGTCACTGTTTTAGATAAATCTCTACATCGCCTACGTGAGCTTGATGCTCAATTTGGCTCGCAAGTTAGTACTATTTATGCGACACAAGAGACGATAGAGCAATACGCACTAGATGCCGATCTAATAGTTGGAGCCGTTCTCGTTCCAGGAGCTGAGGCACCTAAGTTGATTACGCGTGATATGTTACCAAAAATGCGCAAAGGAACCGTGATGGTTGATGTTGCAATTGATCAAGGCGGTTGTTTTGAAACAAGTCGTCCGACAACACACTCAGACCCGATCTATAGTGTTGATGGGGTTGTTCACTATTGTGTTGCAAATATGCCAGGCGCAGCGCCATATACATCAACCATCGCACTTAACAATGCGACATTGCCATTTGCTCTTCAACTGGCAAATCAAGGCGCGAAGCAAGCGTTAGAAAATGATCCTAACCTGCTTAATGGGCTGAATATCCATAAAGGGCAAATTACTTACCCTCAAGTGGCTAAAGCATTAAACAAGAGCTTTACTGACCCAAAAGATATTTTGGCAAATTGGTAGAAACTTTATAAATTGATTATTGATTAAGCTTAATAAGTCACTCAGTTGTTTTGTAACTCGAGTGACTTATTTTTTATCCGTAGGTTTGTCTTTTTTCCTTCTTTGTCATTCTCTAATTTTAATTCTTTTGCTGTATCCGTATTTTTTCTTCGATACCAAGTAGGGCGTCATCTTCATTTTTTAGCGAGCTGCTTACGCATACCTTGTTCAAAATTTTCATAGGTGACGATAATAAGCCCAATAAAAAAGACAATAATGACCAAAAATGCAAGTGCCGCTTGCCAGGATACTGCTGGATTAAACAATAAGACGATAAGAACTAGAACGATCAGCAATTTCATTAATGCACTAAGGGCATGGCTATGGCTGGGGCGCATAATGTCTAACTATCAAGTATTCGCTGTAAATCTTTTTTTAAGTGATGCAATCACCATACCAAAAATTTTTTTGACACCAGGTTTTGAGTATCTTCACTGTGAGCATTTTGATCATTGATAATGGTTTTCGCTTTTTCTAAGTCAACATTATCTAAATGAAACCGAGTATAGGGGTTAATGCTGTTTAGCCATTGGCCATACCAGTTTTTCCAGTTTGCTTCTATTTTTCTTAATTGCGCTAAACTTTTTTTCTATACGCTTATGCTCGACACCGTAAAAACCAATCAGCTTTCGATAGATCCGATCGAGGTCAAGGCGAGAACTTTCGAGTTTATAGCGACGATTCTGATAGGTGTTGCATGCACGCATATAAAATTGTTCGCGAGCCACTGTTTTATCAGAACCTATTTCTTCAGGACGAGTTGGAGTATGATGATGTTTGGGCGATGCTGCTGTCTTTTTCTTTTTTGTTGTTTTTTTATAAAATCGAGCATCCTCAAAGGCTATCCTGTACTTATCTAAAGCTCGAAGGAATGATTTGATGTTTTCATTGCGCTTTTTCAGCTCTGTATTATATTGCAGTTGACTCATGTATTTGATAAAGAAAAATAAAGGTAAGTAAAAAAACAACTGCGATGATAATTAAAGTTAACAGTGTTGTTGTAAATGCCTGAGCATACGAGAATACAATCAGACTACTTAAGATAAGCACTAAAACAGCAATCAACAGTAAGCTTGAGAGTACGCTCATAAATTTTAACACGAAGTATTATATGTCAACTATATATTGTTATCGACAGTAAGGAAGCAGAGCTTTACCTTTAAATTATACCATTATCTTAATCGCAGATTAATAAATGAAAAATAAACAAGAAAGCATAGCTAGCGATAGTAAGTTGTCTAAATTGTTTTTGATTCTGAGAAGTATATGATTTTTGCTAGATGTCATGCGGGATTCCAGGGGGGCTAGAAGTAATAAGAATTCACACTCTTTACTGCAATTAAGGAGCCACTGGTGGTTGCTCCAAGCTCTAATTTAATTCTAGTTTTTTCATTAAAAATTCGATAAAGCAGGTTATTTTTTATTATTAAATTTTCGATATGGAAATACAGCATAAGCAGGCAATGGCTTAACTTGATAAGAGCTTAATATATTAACTAACTGTTTATCATTGATTGCCTGAATAACAGTAAAACTTGGTAAATAAACAATGCCTAATCCAGAAATGGCGAGGTTTTTTTAAATCAAGACTACTATCACTTCTGATTTGACTGCGGATCGGTGTCCAAATTTTTTGATCTTCATGTTGATAACGCCATGTACGATTGTGGTTATGATAATGATCTAAGCAACGATGATCAGTAAGTGCATTAGGTGTTTCTGGTATGCCATATTTATTTAAATAATCAGGAGCGGCACAAGTGATTTTATGCCAATAGCCTAACTTTTTAAAATGATAATTAGAATCAGGTAAATCGCCAAAATGAAGGACTAAATCCAGCTCTTGTTCAAGTAAATCCAGTAAGTGATTGCCGTTTTGAATATGCACGTGAACATCGGGGTAATCATGAATGAATTGATGCAGCATGGTGCTGAGATAAAGCTCACTGATAGAACGAGGCAGCCCGATTTTTATTGTGCCGATCACATCATGATTTAAGCTTTTAAGTTGTGCTTTTGTTGAATTAAATGTCTGTAACCATTCTAGGCTTTGCTCATAAAAGAGACTGCCTGCTTCGGTAACGACGACGGTGCGAGTATTTCGGTTAAATAATTGTGTCCCTAATTGAGACTCTAATTTAGCTATTTTGCGTGAATTGCAAAAGATATTTAATAAAAATAGCATTGTATTTAAAACTGTCAATAATTACAATCGTTAATAATTTAATATTAATCCATTGATATCATGTGGCTTTGCTTGTTTTCTTACTTTTTTCTCAGTATCTTCATATGTTTTGATTACCTTATTAAAGGTTCCAGTCGAACACTTTGGGTTTTATTTTGCTGTAATTGGCATTGTTTTTTTATTGGTAGCCTTATTAGCGGATATTCAGCAAAAAAAAATAGGGACATACTCTACAGTATTAATTGGTGCTATATTAGCCACCTTAGCAGGGATTGCAATGCTCGTTTGGTATTTAATGTTTGGTTTAACCGTCATGTCATTTTTTGCGCCAATGCTTGTGATGGCAATTGGTGGTGCAATGTTAATGGGAGGCGGAGCGGGGGGGGCTATTGAGCCATTTCCTGAGATGGCTGGTACTGCGTCCGCGCTGTTTGGCTTTTGTGAATTTATCTTTGCATTTATTGTTTCAACGATTGTTTTAGAATGGAAAGTGACAAGTACAATTCCACTAGCAATGACTTTGATTGTTTTAGGAGCCAGTGCAACACTGGTCGTGTTTGTTTCTCCACGTGTGAAAATAAAGCGCTATGGACAAGATACAGATATGGGACGGAGCTAACGCTCCTTCTTCCCACCATTACTTTTTTACTTGATTAATTTTTGTTATCAGATTTTTAGCAGAGATATAGCCAATTGACTCAGCATGTTGCACTGCATGTCCTTTTGCGTTGAAGAACTGGAGAGTTGGCGGCCCAAAAACATGAAAGACGTGTTGTAA
This genomic stretch from Piscirickettsia litoralis harbors:
- a CDS encoding MFS transporter codes for the protein MITLLKVPVEHFGFYFAVIGIVFLLVALLADIQQKKIGTYSTVLIGAILATLAGIAMLVWYLMFGLTVMSFFAPMLVMAIGGAMLMGGGAGGAIEPFPEMAGTASALFGFCEFIFAFIVSTIVLEWKVTSTIPLAMTLIVLGASATLVVFVSPRVKIKRYGQDTDMGRS
- a CDS encoding LysR substrate-binding domain-containing protein; this encodes MLFLLNIFCNSRKIAKLESQLGTQLFNRNTRTVVVTEAGSLFYEQSLEWLQTFNSTKAQLKSLNHDVIGTIKIGLPRSISELYLSTMLHQFIHDYPDVHVHIQNGNHLLDLLEQELDLVLHFGDLPDSNYHFKKLGYWHKITCAAPDYLNKYGIPETPNALTDHRCLDHYHNHNRTWRYQHEDQKIWTPIRSQIRSDSSLDLKKPRHFWIRHCLFTKFYCYSGNQ